One part of the Arabidopsis thaliana chromosome 4, partial sequence genome encodes these proteins:
- the PFK3 gene encoding phosphofructokinase 3 (phosphofructokinase 3 (PFK3); CONTAINS InterPro DOMAIN/s: Pyrophosphate-dependent phosphofructokinase TP0108 (InterPro:IPR012004), Phosphofructokinase (InterPro:IPR000023); BEST Arabidopsis thaliana protein match is: phosphofructokinase 7 (TAIR:AT5G56630.1); Has 30201 Blast hits to 17322 proteins in 780 species: Archae - 12; Bacteria - 1396; Metazoa - 17338; Fungi - 3422; Plants - 5037; Viruses - 0; Other Eukaryotes - 2996 (source: NCBI BLink).), with protein MSTVESSKPKIINGSCGYVLEDVPHLSDYLPGLPTYPNPLQDNPAYSVVKQYFVDADDSVPQKIVVHKDGPRGIHFRRAGPRQKVYFESDEVHACIVTCGGLCPGLNTVIREIVSSLSYMYGVKRILGIDGGYRGFYAKNTVSLDSKVVNDIHKRGGTILGTSRGGHDTTKIVDSIQDRGINQVYIIGGDGTQRGASVIFEEIRRRGLKVAVIGIPKTIDNDIPVIDKSFGFDTAVEEAQRAINAAHVEAESIENGIGVVKLMGRYSGFIAMYATLASRDVDCCLIPESPFYLEGEGGLFEYIEKRLKESGHMVLVIAEGAGQDLMSKSMESMTLKDASGNKLLKDVGLWLSQSIKDHFNQKKMVMNLKYIDPTYMIRAVPSNASDNVYCTLLAQSAVHGAMAGYTGYISGLVNGRQTYIPFYRITEKQNHVVITDRMWARLLSSTNQPSFLGPKDVFDNKEKPMSALLDDGNCNGVVDVPPVTKEITK; from the exons ATGAGTACTGTGGAGAGTAGCAAACCGAAGATCATCAATGGCTCTTGTGGTTATGTTCTAGAAGATGTACCGCATCTCTCCGATTACCTTCCTGGTCTTCCT ACTTATCCTAATCCATTGCAAGACAATCCAGCTTACTCAGTGGTTAA GCAATACTTTGTTGATGCTGATGACAGTGTTCCTCAAAAG atcGTTGTTCACAAGGATGGTCCAAGGGGGATTCATTTTAGACGAGCCGGGCCACGTCAGAAG GTATACTTCGAATCTGATGAAGTGCATGCTTGCATAGTTACCTGTGGAGGTCTTTGTCCTGGCCTTAATACCGTGATTAGAGAAATAGTGAGCAGTCTATCTTATATGTATGGAGTGAAGAGAATACTGGGAATAGAT GGTGGATATAGAGGCTTTTATGCTAAGAATACTGTCTCCTTGGACTCTAAAGTTGTAAATGATATCCATAAGCGTGGAGGGACTATCCTTGGGACCTCACGAGGTGGTCACGATACCACAAAGATAGTTGACAGCATTCAAGATCGAGGAATCAATCAG GTTTACATTATAGGAGGAGATGGAACACAGCGAGGAGCATCTGTCATATTTGAG GAAATTAGAAGACGTGGCCTGAAAGTTGCAGTTATTGGAATCCCGAAAACAATCGATAATGACATACCT GTGATAGACAAATCTTTTGGGTTTGACACTGCTGTAGAAGAGGCTCAACGAGCTATTAATGCAGCACATGTGGAAGCCGAGAGTATAGAGAATGGTATCGGAGTTGTCAAGCTTATGGGTCGCTACAGCG GGTTCATAGCGATGTATGCCACTCTAGCAAGCAGAGATGTGGACTGCTGTTTGATTCCGGAGTCACCATTTTACCTGGAAGGAGAAGGCGGACTGTTTGAGTACATAGAGAAACGACTCAAGGAGAGCGGTCACATGGTTCTTGTGATTGCAGAAGGTGCAGGACAAGATCTAATGTCGAAGAGCATGGAATCTATGACACTCAAAGATGCATCTGGTAACAAACTTCTTAAAGATGTTGGCCTTTGGCTGTCACAAAGCATCAAG GATCATTTTaatcagaagaagatggtgatgaaCCTCAAGTACATAG ATCCAACATACATGATTCGAGCTGTTCCTAGCAATGCGTCAGACAATGTTTATTGTACACTTCTGGCTCAGAGTGCAGTGCACGGTGCAATGGCTGGATACACTGGCTATATCAGTGGTCTAGTGAACGGAAGACAAACCTACATACCCTTTTAC AGGATAACGGAGAAACAGAACCATGTGGTGATCACAGACAGGATGTGGGCAAGGCTACTCTCTTCGACAAACCAGCCGAGTTTCTTGGGCCCCAAAGATGTCTTTGATAATAAAGAGAAACCGATGTCGGCTCTCCTTGACGATGGTAACTGCAATGGCGTGGTGGATGTTCCTCCAGTCACCAAAGAGATCACCAAGTGA